One Periophthalmus magnuspinnatus isolate fPerMag1 chromosome 15, fPerMag1.2.pri, whole genome shotgun sequence genomic window carries:
- the LOC117382192 gene encoding piggyBac transposable element-derived protein 4-like encodes MATLVQKTRYTVEEALKLIEEDNDATVCVHDSSSEDEDLLHPANSDSGSEYCPSSESESDEDEDYEPPKKATKQTAPAPPPKFSPRPLSSEASSTPPPSPTFQPLSSEASSTPPSSPTFQPLSPKASSTPLPRPTPQPLSPSPSTPTTVRKRGRPPGTSPPSKKRRQNAKRLFAPSEGEDRWRNREEEDITPHVPSFMPVRTPGPNIDTSKNWSPLSLFHLYFSTKVVKTIINNTNANAARKKAGGMAFKWEDLTVKDFYIFLSIILFMGLVPVPQRSDYWRARWPYNFPFPRKSMTRDRFEAIMWSLHLSNLKEDEENERKKHTPDYDRLQKIKPLYTDIIHACRSFFQPYQHISIDERMVATKARISIKQYIKNKPIKWGYKLFVLADSLTGYTWNFFVYTGKSASTSTASHGLGYSTVMDLMPLGLLGRGYKLYTDNFYTSATLLNDLLELNTAACGTLRKNHVDFPQSKNDLPKNAQRGDMRWMRSGQLLFVKWMDTREVAICSTIHKADSGQTVKRKVKEDGLWQTKDIPVPDSIVDYNANMGGVDLSDALIGYYTVHHKTKKWYKTFFYHFLDIAIVNSFLLHKELFKQRQDPTQTKPLTQKVFREQLGKEMLDFAEASAASADSTSSAASATSTSSAANNPMSPTKCVPGYYDGDGRVRKHCKWCLEQGIPRVKTPVYCKKCSVPLCFVPKRNCYELWHERKQKKMFS; translated from the exons ATGGCTACACTGGTGCAGAAGACACGATACACGGTGGAAGAAGCTCTAAAACTGATCGAGGAGGATAATGACGCCACAGTCTGTGTGCATGATTCATCATCTGAAGATGAAGATCTTTTGCATCCCGCAAACAGCGACAGTGGATCAGAATACTGTCCTTCATCGGAGTCAGAAAg TGATGAGGATGAGGATTATGAGCCACCAAAAAAAGCTACCAAGCAGACGGCTCCAGCACCACCCCCGAAGTTCTCACCTCGGCCTTTGTCTTCAGAAGCCTCTTCGACACCTCCGCCAAGCCCAACATTTCAGCCTTTGTCTTCAGAAGCCTCTTCGACACCTCCGTCAAGCCCAACATTTCAGCCTTTGTCTCCAAAAGCCTCTTCGACACCTCTGCCAAGGCCAACACCCCAGCCTTTGTCTCCATCACCATCTACCCCCACCACTGTGCGGAAAAGAGGACGGCCACCAGGGACTTCTCCTCCATCCAAAAAGAGACGTCAAAATGCAAAACGCTTATTTGCACCgagtgagggggaggacagGTGGcgaaacagagaggaagaggacatTACACCACACGTTCCCAGTTTTATGCCAGTCAGGACTCCAGGCCCCAACATCGACACCTCCAAGAATTGGTCCCCCCTCAGCCTGTTCCATctttatttttcaacaaaggTTGTCAAAACTATAATCAACAACACAAATGCCAACGCTGCTAGAAAAAAGGCAGGTGGGATGGCATTCAAGTGGGAGGATCTTACTGTGAAAgacttttatatatttctatCTATTATACTTTTCATGGGGCTTGTACCTGTTCCTCAGAGGTCCGATTATTGGAGGGCAAGGTGGCCGTACAACTTCCCATTTCCGAGAAAAAGTATGACTCGAGACCGCTTTGAGGCTATTATGTGGTCACTACACCTCAGCAACCTCAAAGAGGATGAAGAAAATGAGAGGAAAAAGCATACACCGGACTACGACAGACTTCAAAAAATCAAACCTTTGTACACGGACATAATCCATGCATGCAGGTCTTTCTTCCAGCCATACCAACACATATCCATAGATGAGCGAATGGTTGCCACAAAAGCCAGAATAAGCATCAAGCAGTACATAAAGAACAAACCTATTAAGTGGGGTTACAAACTTTTTGTGCTGGCAGATTCTTTGACAGGCTATACGTGGAACTTTTTTGTTTACACTGGGAAATCAGCGTCCACCTCTACCGCAAGTCATGGTCTGGGCTACTCTACTGTCATGGACCTTATGCCTTTAGGTTTGCTTGGTCGTGGCTACAAACTGTATACGGACAACTTTTACACCAGCGCAACTTTGCTAAACGACCTTCTCGAATTGAACACGGCAGCTTGTGGAACTCTAAGAAAAAATCATGTTGACTTCCCACAGAGTAAAAACGATTTGCCAAAAAACGCACAGAGGGGGGACATGCGGTGGATGCGCAGTGGCCAACTATTATTTGTCAAGTGGATGGACACGAGGGAGGTAGCCATATGCTCCACAATCCACAAAGCAGACAGTGGCCAGACTGTAAAGAGAAAGGTGAAGGAGGATGGTTTGTGGCAAACCAAAGACATCCCTGTTCCGGACTCCATTGTGGATTACAATGCCAACATGGGTGGAGTGGATCTATCTGATGCGCTCATTGGTTACTACACTGTCCACCATAAAACCAAGAAGTGgtacaagacttttttttaccaCTTCCTTGACATTGCCATAGTGAACAGCTTCCTTTTACACAAGGAGCTGTTCAAACAACGACAGGACCCCACTCAGACAAAGCCCCTTACCCAAAAGGTTTTCAGGGAGCAGCTGGGTAAGGAGATGCTGGACTTTGCTGAAGCCTCAGCAGCCTCTGCAGACTCCACATCCTCAGCAGCTTCCGCCACCTCCACATCCTCAGCAGCCAACAATCCTATGTCCCCCACCAAATGTGTCCCTGGTTATTATGATGGGGATGGCAGAGTAAGGAAGCATTGTAAATGGTGCCTTGAGCAGGGGATCCCCAGAGTGAAGACACCGGTTTATTGTAAAAAGTGCAGTGTGCCTCTCTGCTTCGTTCCAAAGAGGAATTGCTACGAGCTGTGGCATgagagaaagcaaaaaaaaatgttttcttaa